One stretch of Lonchura striata isolate bLonStr1 unplaced genomic scaffold, bLonStr1.mat Scaffold_91, whole genome shotgun sequence DNA includes these proteins:
- the LOC144248791 gene encoding olfactory receptor 14J1-like, with translation MFFFLLNLALSDLGSICTTVPKAMHNSLWDTRNISYTGCAAQLFFFVFFISAEYFLLTIMCYDRYVSICKPLHYGTLLGSRACAHMAAAAWASAFLNALMHTANTFSLSLCHGNALGQFFCEIPQILKLSCSKSYLRELWLLVFSIFLSFGCFVFIVFSYVQIFRAVLRIPSEQGRHKAFSTCLPHLAVVSLFISTIMFAHLKPPSISSPSLDLSVSVLYSVVPPALNPLIYSLRNQELKAAVRRLMTGCF, from the coding sequence atgttcttcttcctgctcaacctggccctcagcgacctgggctccatctgcaccactgtccccaaagccatgcacaattccctctgggacaccaggaacatctcctacacaggatgtgctgcacagctctttttttttgtttttttcatctcagcagagtatttcctgctgactatcatgtgctatgaccgctacgtgtccatctgcaaacccctgcactacgggaccctcctgggcagcagagcttgtgcccacatggcagcagctgcctgggccagtgcctttctcaatgctctcatgcatacagccaatacattttccctgtccctgtgccatggcaatgccctgggccagttcttctgtgaaatcccacagatcctcaagctctcctgctctaAATCCTACCTCAGGGAACTTTGGCTTCttgtgttttctatttttttatcatttggttgttttgtgttcattgttttttcctatgtgcagatcttcagggctgtgctgaggatcccctctgagcagggacggcacaaagccttttccacctgcctccctcacctggctgtggtctctcTGTTTATCAGCACTATTatgtttgctcacctgaagcctccctccatctcctccccatccctggatctgtcagtgtcagttctgtactcagtggtgccgccagccctgaaccccctcatctacagcctgaggaaccaggagctcaaggctgcagtgaggagactgatgactggatgcttctAG